A single region of the Armatimonadota bacterium genome encodes:
- the ybhR gene encoding transport permease protein: MSWQRIRHLIRKEFIQLRRDPRMLRLVIVAPIIQLLIFGYAVTTDIKHIPTAVIDADRSRESREMVARFSNTGYFEVVAVLERPQDLAPLMDSGRVQVGVHIPLGFAKSLVRGESAPLQVIVDGTDSTTAGMVLGYASGVLKRYSEEVMGERLQRLRAKLVRLPVIEERTRVWFNPELKSVNYMVPGVLCTILLIVTMVLTSMAIVREREIGTLEQIIVTPIRATELMAGKTIPFILIGFVDMALILLVATFWFRVPLRGSLLLLFALAFVFLLTTLGLGLFISTVSHTQQQAMMTAFFIMLPSLLLSGFMFPIENMPRVIQWVTYLIPLRYFLNIVRGIFLKGVGLEVLWGDVLALLVLGLILFTLASVRFTKRLG, translated from the coding sequence ATGTCCTGGCAGCGGATTCGGCATCTGATACGTAAAGAGTTCATCCAGCTGCGACGCGATCCGAGGATGCTGCGGCTGGTCATCGTTGCACCCATTATCCAGCTCCTCATCTTCGGCTATGCGGTCACGACGGACATCAAGCATATCCCAACGGCTGTGATCGACGCCGACCGCAGCCGCGAAAGCAGGGAGATGGTCGCCCGCTTCAGCAACACAGGCTACTTCGAGGTGGTTGCCGTGCTGGAGCGTCCTCAAGACCTCGCGCCCCTGATGGATAGCGGCAGGGTGCAGGTGGGTGTGCATATCCCTCTCGGCTTTGCGAAGAGCCTGGTGCGCGGCGAGAGCGCACCGCTGCAGGTTATCGTGGACGGCACAGACTCCACCACGGCGGGGATGGTGCTGGGCTATGCTTCCGGTGTGCTGAAACGATATTCGGAAGAAGTCATGGGTGAGAGGTTGCAGCGGCTCAGGGCAAAGCTGGTGCGTCTGCCCGTGATAGAGGAGCGCACGCGCGTGTGGTTCAATCCCGAACTCAAAAGCGTGAACTACATGGTGCCGGGTGTGCTGTGCACCATCCTGCTGATAGTGACCATGGTGTTGACCTCTATGGCGATTGTGCGAGAACGAGAAATCGGCACACTGGAGCAGATTATCGTGACTCCCATTCGTGCTACAGAGCTGATGGCAGGCAAGACTATTCCCTTTATCCTGATAGGGTTTGTGGATATGGCGTTGATTCTACTGGTAGCCACGTTCTGGTTCCGCGTTCCACTGAGGGGAAGTCTGCTGCTTCTTTTTGCGCTGGCGTTCGTCTTCCTGCTCACCACACTGGGCTTGGGGCTGTTTATCTCCACCGTGTCGCACACACAGCAACAGGCGATGATGACCGCTTTCTTTATCATGCTGCCGTCCCTCCTGCTGTCGGGCTTTATGTTCCCTATCGAGAACATGCCCCGAGTGATCCAGTGGGTGACCTATCTGATCCCCCTGCGCTATTTTCTGAACATCGTGCGCGGTATCTTCCTCAAAGGGGTTGGGCTCGAGGTGCTGTGGGGTGACGTGCTGGCGCTGCTGGTGCTGGGGTTGATACTGTTCACCCTGGCGAGTGTGCGCTTCACGAAGAGGTTGGGGTAG
- a CDS encoding Ni/Fe hydrogenase subunit alpha, translating to MKGNMIKVDYLARVEGEGSLYVRFKGGQPVEVRFKIFEPPRFFEAFLRGRSYREAPDITARICGICPVAYQMSAAHAMEDAFGIQIEGPIRDLRRLIYCGEWIESHVLHVAMLHAPDFLGYADAIQMARDHPQIVETALKLKKVGNDLVTLLGGREIHPINVRVGGFYKVPRRRDLNEIEERLKWAREASVQLVKWTASLTVPEFEQDYEFVALRHPAEYPLNEGRLVSNKGLDISIDEFEAHIVEEHVPYSNALHARIARRGAYMVGPLARFNLNFDKLSPLAQEVAKEVGITPPCRNPFQSVVVRSLETLYACDEALRIIANYTMPDKPAVEVRPYAATGHGCTEAPRGILYHRYRVDEYGTILDARIVPPTAQNQKSIEADLWSLVKSNADMPLEQLQWRCEQAIRNYDPCISCATHFLRLQVQRE from the coding sequence ATGAAAGGTAACATGATCAAGGTAGACTATCTGGCGCGGGTAGAAGGCGAAGGCTCCCTGTATGTCCGCTTCAAGGGTGGACAGCCCGTGGAAGTGCGCTTTAAAATCTTTGAGCCTCCCCGCTTTTTTGAAGCCTTCCTGCGAGGGCGCAGCTACCGCGAAGCTCCCGACATCACTGCTCGCATCTGCGGGATATGCCCTGTTGCCTACCAGATGAGTGCAGCCCACGCGATGGAGGACGCTTTCGGCATCCAGATCGAGGGACCCATCCGCGATCTGCGCCGATTGATATACTGCGGCGAGTGGATAGAAAGTCACGTCCTGCACGTCGCGATGCTGCATGCCCCCGACTTTCTGGGTTATGCAGATGCCATCCAGATGGCACGTGACCATCCCCAAATAGTGGAAACTGCCCTGAAGCTGAAAAAAGTGGGTAACGACCTGGTTACCCTCCTCGGCGGTAGAGAGATTCATCCCATCAACGTGAGAGTAGGAGGCTTCTACAAGGTACCTCGCCGACGCGACCTGAATGAGATCGAGGAGCGTCTGAAATGGGCGCGCGAAGCATCCGTGCAACTGGTGAAATGGACGGCGAGCCTGACTGTTCCAGAATTTGAGCAGGACTATGAGTTCGTGGCTTTACGCCATCCGGCGGAATACCCGTTGAACGAGGGAAGGTTGGTTTCGAATAAGGGTCTGGACATCTCCATCGACGAATTCGAGGCGCACATCGTGGAAGAGCATGTGCCCTACTCCAACGCCTTACATGCACGCATCGCCCGGCGCGGCGCGTACATGGTGGGACCGCTGGCGCGTTTCAACCTGAACTTCGACAAGCTCTCCCCGCTGGCGCAGGAAGTAGCCAAAGAGGTAGGGATCACTCCCCCTTGCCGAAACCCGTTCCAGAGCGTGGTCGTGCGTTCCCTGGAAACTCTTTACGCTTGCGATGAAGCGTTGCGCATCATCGCCAACTACACCATGCCCGACAAACCCGCTGTGGAGGTGCGCCCTTACGCAGCGACGGGGCACGGCTGCACCGAGGCTCCGCGAGGTATCCTGTATCACCGCTATCGCGTGGACGAGTACGGCACCATTCTGGATGCGAGAATCGTACCACCTACCGCCCAAAACCAGAAGAGCATCGAAGCCGACCTGTGGAGCCTGGTGAAGTCGAACGCGGACATGCCGCTGGAGCAGCTACAATGGCGATGTGAGCAGGCGATACGCAACTACGACCCATGCATCTCCTGCGCCACGCACTTCTTAAGGTTGCAGGTGCAGAGGGAGTAG
- a CDS encoding MFS transporter → MQTVAQGWVVYEITNSELLLGLLGFVGSLPTTLFSLFGGVVADRFEKRRLVITTQALFAINAFVLAVLILTGRVQFWHIALVAALNGLVNAVDAPARQAMVMDLVGAQFVTVGVAMNSAAFNTARILGPAIAGKLIEMMNAGWCFLVNAVSYLGIILALLRIPATPSRGSVERLSMWSELKEGLEYVYRDGLLRTLVLLDCALSIFAMSYTTLMPVFARDVLQVGKQGLGNLFSATGFGALMGALTLARVAGTVPRGRVVMTAATGLCTGLMLFALSRSYLLSLACLVLVGGSAVSTLGSINALLQSLSPEHLRGRTMSLHVFALMGLAPFGNLLMGWIASQWTATAAVVTGALVCAVAVGVTAARRDVRQLPAV, encoded by the coding sequence ATGCAAACGGTGGCTCAGGGATGGGTGGTGTATGAAATCACCAACAGTGAGCTCCTTCTGGGGTTGCTGGGTTTTGTGGGATCGCTGCCGACGACGCTGTTCAGCCTGTTCGGTGGGGTCGTTGCCGACCGCTTCGAAAAACGAAGGCTGGTCATCACCACACAGGCACTGTTTGCGATCAATGCTTTCGTGCTGGCGGTGCTGATCCTGACCGGACGGGTGCAGTTCTGGCATATTGCGCTCGTCGCTGCGCTGAACGGTTTGGTCAATGCGGTAGATGCTCCTGCCAGACAGGCGATGGTCATGGACCTGGTGGGTGCGCAGTTCGTCACCGTAGGCGTAGCCATGAACTCCGCCGCATTCAACACCGCGCGTATTCTGGGTCCCGCCATCGCGGGTAAACTGATCGAGATGATGAATGCGGGGTGGTGTTTTCTGGTCAATGCGGTGAGCTATCTGGGAATTATTCTCGCCCTTCTGCGGATACCTGCAACGCCCAGTCGGGGTTCTGTGGAGCGTCTCTCGATGTGGTCGGAGCTGAAAGAGGGGTTAGAATACGTTTATCGCGACGGCTTACTCAGAACGCTGGTGCTTCTGGATTGCGCGCTGAGCATTTTTGCCATGTCCTACACGACGCTGATGCCCGTGTTTGCGCGCGATGTTCTCCAGGTGGGCAAACAGGGGTTAGGCAATCTGTTTTCAGCGACGGGTTTTGGCGCATTGATGGGCGCGCTCACCCTGGCGAGGGTGGCAGGCACTGTTCCGCGGGGAAGAGTGGTGATGACAGCGGCGACAGGGTTGTGTACGGGCTTGATGTTGTTTGCCCTGTCGCGCAGTTACCTGCTATCGCTCGCTTGCCTGGTGCTGGTCGGCGGCTCTGCGGTGAGCACGCTGGGATCCATCAACGCGCTTTTGCAGTCTCTCAGCCCAGAGCATCTGCGGGGACGCACGATGTCGTTGCACGTTTTTGCGCTCATGGGGCTGGCTCCCTTTGGCAATTTGCTCATGGGCTGGATAGCCTCGCAATGGACAGCGACCGCGGCAGTGGTAACCGGCGCTCTGGTATGTGCGGTGGCGGTGGGTGTGACTGCCGCGCGCCGTGATGTGCGCCAGCTGCCAGCGGTGTGA
- a CDS encoding transport permease protein: MWTRVRAVMRKEFIHILRDIRTLAVVMVLPVLMLILYGYAIHLDVRHLRTAVLDEDKTSASREFIRSLQHNEYFDIAQYLDKPSQADTLFARGEAKLVFVIPRGFGRDVASGRSPQVQALIDGSDSTTATIAQSYVSGFIQTLSVEYARRYASRAGLPAERFSMPIDFQPRVWYNPEMKSTYFIVPGLIAVILMQVSALLTALTIVRERERGTIEQLVVSPIMPHELMIGKIVPYVLIAFADVLLVLASGRLLFGVPLRGSVVLLLVHSAVFLFASMGIGLLISVIARTQLVAFIAAMLGTMLPSVLLSGFMFPISAMPQALQYLTYLIPARYFIVILRGIFLKGVGPEVLWKPALSLIVFGLVAIALSTRRFHKRL; the protein is encoded by the coding sequence ATGTGGACGCGAGTGCGCGCGGTGATGCGCAAAGAGTTCATTCATATCCTCCGCGACATACGCACGCTGGCGGTGGTGATGGTGCTGCCTGTGCTGATGCTAATACTTTACGGTTATGCTATCCATCTGGATGTGCGTCACCTGCGCACTGCGGTTCTGGATGAGGACAAAACCTCCGCCTCGCGTGAGTTCATCCGCTCCCTGCAGCATAACGAGTACTTCGACATCGCGCAGTATCTGGATAAGCCTTCGCAGGCGGACACGTTGTTCGCGCGCGGCGAGGCGAAACTGGTGTTTGTGATTCCGCGAGGGTTCGGGCGGGATGTGGCGAGCGGACGGTCGCCGCAGGTGCAGGCACTGATTGATGGCTCCGATTCCACTACCGCCACGATTGCCCAGAGCTATGTATCCGGGTTCATCCAGACGTTATCCGTCGAATACGCGCGACGGTATGCGTCTCGCGCGGGGTTACCTGCGGAGCGGTTCTCCATGCCCATCGATTTTCAGCCTCGCGTGTGGTACAACCCCGAGATGAAGAGCACCTACTTCATTGTGCCGGGCTTGATTGCCGTTATCCTGATGCAGGTTTCCGCACTACTGACCGCACTCACCATCGTGCGCGAGCGCGAACGCGGCACGATAGAGCAGCTGGTGGTCTCGCCCATCATGCCCCATGAGCTGATGATAGGCAAAATCGTACCGTATGTGCTCATCGCTTTCGCGGACGTGTTGCTGGTGCTGGCGTCGGGGCGGTTGCTGTTCGGCGTGCCGCTCAGGGGCAGTGTGGTGCTGCTTCTGGTGCATTCGGCGGTCTTTCTGTTCGCCTCGATGGGTATCGGTTTGCTGATTTCGGTGATAGCCCGCACGCAACTGGTGGCGTTCATCGCCGCGATGCTGGGCACGATGTTGCCATCGGTGTTGCTTTCCGGTTTCATGTTCCCTATCAGCGCGATGCCGCAGGCTCTGCAGTATCTGACCTATCTGATACCGGCTCGTTATTTCATCGTGATTCTGCGCGGCATTTTCCTCAAGGGAGTGGGACCCGAGGTGTTGTGGAAGCCTGCGCTGTCGTTGATTGTCTTTGGTCTGGTTGCTATCGCTTTAAGCACCCGTCGCTTCCACAAGAGGCTGTGA
- a CDS encoding oxidoreductase yields the protein MSISVGIVGVGQFGRHFIRLFKDHPDVHRLALCDLNADRLAHAAREFGIAETYSSLDEICRSNLDALAIITQHWLHAEQAIQAMASGKHVYSAVPPAYARDPEQTLQLCDRLVETVRRTGQIYMLGETTFFRPETIFCRQKAQEGAFGNFVYAEGEYFHDISHGLYEVLRNRWGEQFGKDKTGDPPMYYPTHSTSGVVSVMGAYMTEVSAQGYIYPNDEWHRLDTIWGNPFCNEVALFRMSNGATARICEFRRIGHVGREGFRIYGTEASFENDVSGAKWVTKHGWEPIDLSTVGEPLPEPLAVDKGGHGGSHAYLVHEFVDACNRGRLPRIHVWEAVRYLAPGVVAHQSALRDGELLKIPDWGDPPQ from the coding sequence ATGAGTATCAGCGTTGGCATTGTGGGTGTGGGACAATTCGGCAGGCACTTTATTCGACTGTTCAAAGACCATCCCGATGTACACCGCCTCGCGCTGTGCGACCTGAACGCCGACCGTCTGGCGCACGCTGCACGCGAGTTTGGCATCGCCGAGACCTACTCCTCGCTGGACGAAATCTGTCGGAGCAACCTGGACGCCCTCGCCATCATCACGCAGCACTGGCTGCACGCGGAACAGGCGATACAGGCAATGGCATCGGGCAAACACGTGTACAGTGCAGTGCCCCCTGCCTATGCCCGTGACCCCGAGCAGACCCTGCAACTGTGTGACCGCCTGGTGGAAACCGTTCGGCGTACCGGACAAATCTACATGCTGGGCGAAACCACCTTTTTCCGCCCCGAAACCATCTTCTGCCGTCAGAAGGCACAGGAAGGGGCGTTTGGAAACTTCGTATACGCCGAAGGCGAGTACTTTCATGACATCTCGCATGGACTGTATGAGGTGTTGCGCAACCGCTGGGGCGAGCAGTTCGGCAAGGATAAAACTGGCGACCCACCCATGTATTATCCCACCCACTCCACCAGCGGAGTGGTCAGCGTCATGGGCGCATACATGACCGAGGTCTCCGCTCAGGGATACATCTATCCCAACGATGAGTGGCACCGTCTGGATACCATCTGGGGCAACCCCTTCTGTAACGAGGTAGCCCTGTTCCGCATGAGTAACGGCGCCACCGCACGCATCTGCGAATTCCGGCGCATCGGTCACGTCGGGCGTGAGGGGTTCCGCATCTACGGCACGGAGGCGAGTTTCGAAAACGACGTTTCGGGTGCGAAGTGGGTCACCAAGCACGGCTGGGAACCGATAGACCTGAGCACCGTCGGCGAACCTTTACCCGAGCCGCTGGCAGTAGACAAGGGTGGACATGGGGGTTCTCATGCCTATCTGGTGCATGAATTTGTAGACGCCTGCAACAGGGGCAGACTGCCACGCATCCACGTCTGGGAGGCAGTAAGGTATCTGGCGCCCGGGGTGGTCGCCCACCAGTCCGCCTTACGCGATGGGGAACTGCTCAAAATCCCGGATTGGGGCGATCCGCCACAGTAG
- a CDS encoding oxidoreductase has product MARTTKLKLAVWKFASCDGCQLSLLDCEEELLEVAGAVEIAYFLEASRATVKGPYDISLVEGSITTPHDAERIHQVRRASRFLITIGACATAGGIQALRNFKDVREFISVVYATPQYIQTLSKSTPVHDHVFVDFELRGCPINKYQLLEVINAYLHGRKPNIAPHSVCSECKRRGVVCVMVARGVPCLGPVTHAGCGAICPSYGRGCYGCFGPKETPNTQSLSKRWKQLGVKEEDLIRAYRGFNAYSEAFRRESESHER; this is encoded by the coding sequence ATGGCGCGCACAACCAAACTCAAACTGGCTGTTTGGAAGTTCGCCTCCTGCGACGGATGTCAGTTGAGCCTGCTGGACTGCGAGGAGGAGCTGCTGGAAGTCGCCGGAGCAGTGGAGATAGCGTATTTTCTGGAGGCAAGTCGGGCCACGGTAAAGGGACCCTACGACATCTCGCTCGTGGAGGGTTCCATCACTACCCCGCACGATGCAGAGCGCATTCACCAGGTGCGTCGAGCCTCGCGCTTTTTAATCACCATTGGTGCCTGTGCAACTGCTGGCGGTATTCAGGCGCTGCGGAACTTCAAGGACGTGCGTGAGTTCATCTCCGTCGTGTACGCCACACCGCAGTACATCCAGACGCTGAGCAAATCTACGCCCGTGCACGACCACGTGTTCGTGGATTTCGAACTGCGTGGTTGTCCCATCAACAAGTACCAGCTGCTGGAAGTCATCAACGCCTATCTCCACGGGCGCAAACCGAACATCGCTCCCCACAGCGTCTGCTCCGAGTGCAAGCGCCGCGGTGTCGTCTGCGTGATGGTAGCCAGAGGCGTCCCCTGCCTCGGACCCGTCACCCATGCGGGGTGTGGTGCCATCTGTCCCTCCTATGGGCGCGGATGCTATGGATGCTTTGGTCCCAAAGAAACACCGAACACGCAATCGCTCAGCAAGCGGTGGAAACAGCTCGGCGTCAAAGAAGAGGACCTGATACGTGCCTACCGAGGGTTCAACGCTTATTCCGAAGCCTTCCGAAGAGAGAGTGAAAGCCATGAAAGGTAA
- a CDS encoding bifunctional folylpolyglutamate synthase/dihydrofolate synthase, whose product MDYSRAVMYMQGLKRFGIKLGNERFEALLERLGNPHHQLRVIHVAGTNGKGSTSTFIATILQAAGYKVGLYLSPYVFNLRERIQVNGYMIPEADFARLVTWIKPHIEELAQTPLGQVTEFELKTAVGFSCFAEQRVDFAVVEVGLGGRLDATNVVRPLVSVITSIGWDHMDRLGDTLGKIAAEKAGIIKPCAPVVTGVTEEEPLEVIREHAQRAGVPLTEVKPERMVVPPPVRTVHWQDEGVYRMRQRVSVRTTDGVYRHLSLRLLGKHQCSNAAVAIAAIEALQHAYRVEVPESAIRIGLEHATLPGRMQIVRRSPTLLLDGAHNVSAAQCLAQAIQDTFRYRRLILVLGMTRGHDPRAVIDTLAPLASHIIFTQPSDPRGRPATDLPEASTVNLPPYDVIPSVPEAVERAMSVAQADDLVCVTGSFYVVGEVPVERWQSASRRIAQWEEGTIYATSGENTGDVSH is encoded by the coding sequence ATGGACTACTCGCGTGCCGTGATGTATATGCAGGGCTTAAAACGCTTCGGCATCAAGCTGGGCAACGAACGGTTCGAAGCTTTGCTGGAGCGATTGGGGAATCCTCACCATCAGCTGCGCGTTATCCACGTGGCGGGAACAAACGGCAAGGGCTCTACCAGCACGTTCATCGCTACCATTTTACAGGCGGCAGGCTACAAGGTGGGACTGTACCTGTCGCCGTACGTCTTCAATCTGCGCGAGCGTATTCAGGTGAACGGCTATATGATTCCCGAAGCGGACTTCGCGCGGCTGGTGACGTGGATCAAGCCACACATCGAGGAGCTGGCGCAGACGCCACTGGGGCAGGTGACGGAGTTCGAACTCAAAACGGCGGTTGGCTTCAGCTGTTTTGCCGAGCAGAGGGTGGACTTCGCAGTGGTGGAGGTGGGGTTAGGCGGCAGGCTGGACGCTACCAACGTGGTACGCCCGCTGGTTAGCGTGATTACTTCCATCGGCTGGGATCACATGGACAGGCTGGGAGACACTCTGGGCAAAATCGCCGCGGAGAAGGCGGGCATTATCAAGCCCTGCGCACCGGTGGTGACTGGAGTGACTGAGGAGGAGCCTCTAGAGGTCATTCGTGAACACGCGCAACGAGCTGGTGTGCCCCTGACGGAGGTGAAGCCGGAGCGAATGGTGGTTCCGCCGCCTGTGCGGACGGTGCACTGGCAGGATGAAGGAGTATACCGCATGCGGCAGAGGGTGTCGGTTCGTACCACAGACGGGGTGTATCGCCATCTCAGTTTGCGTCTGCTGGGCAAGCATCAATGCTCCAACGCCGCGGTTGCCATCGCGGCTATCGAGGCGCTGCAACACGCCTATCGCGTAGAGGTGCCGGAAAGCGCTATTCGCATCGGGCTCGAACATGCCACCTTGCCAGGCAGGATGCAGATTGTCAGGCGTTCCCCAACGCTGTTGCTGGACGGAGCGCATAACGTCAGTGCCGCCCAGTGTCTGGCTCAGGCGATACAGGATACCTTCCGCTATCGCAGGCTGATACTGGTGCTGGGAATGACCAGGGGACACGACCCGCGGGCTGTGATTGATACGCTGGCGCCTCTGGCTTCGCATATCATCTTTACCCAGCCCAGCGACCCCCGCGGACGCCCGGCGACGGACCTTCCCGAAGCGTCTACGGTGAACCTGCCCCCATACGACGTGATTCCTTCTGTGCCGGAAGCGGTAGAGCGCGCGATGAGCGTGGCGCAGGCAGACGACCTGGTATGCGTGACGGGTAGTTTTTACGTGGTCGGAGAGGTACCGGTAGAGAGGTGGCAGTCTGCTTCTCGCCGAATAGCCCAATGGGAGGAGGGAACTATCTATGCAACTTCAGGGGAAAACACTGGCGATGTATCGCACTGA
- a CDS encoding 4Fe-4S ferredoxin has protein sequence MPQSGAGTEHRWTLPAAEFQQLLDNLLRHGYEVIAPILQDDALVLEPIESVNDLPVGLTDEQRAAVYRVKRRADKTFFGYAVGPRSWKHYLYPPYLRLWQAKRNGDGGFEVIPEQDEAPRYAFLGVRACELAAIAIQDRLFLGEEHRDHFYARRRENALLIAVHCTHPATNCFCTSLGTGPRAQGGFDLALTEVIDSNEHFFVIEVGSERGLAVLEGVPVQPATDEQWQQAQEAVENAARRILKRLDTTDLKDLLYRHLDSPHWEEVAKRCLTCSNCTMVCPTCFCHTVEDVTNLQGTVAERWRKWDSCFHVDFSYIHGSPVRVSESSRYRQWITHKLASWQDQFGVIGCVGCGRCITWCPVGIDITEEVRVLRRSEEGKVAQTSPKEESHANT, from the coding sequence ATGCCACAGTCGGGTGCTGGCACAGAACACCGATGGACACTGCCTGCTGCAGAGTTCCAGCAACTGCTGGACAACCTGCTGCGACACGGTTATGAGGTTATCGCCCCCATCCTGCAGGATGATGCCCTCGTGCTCGAACCGATAGAGTCGGTCAACGACCTGCCCGTTGGCTTGACGGATGAGCAGAGAGCCGCCGTTTACCGGGTGAAGCGGCGCGCGGATAAGACCTTCTTCGGTTATGCGGTCGGACCACGTTCGTGGAAACACTACCTGTATCCTCCCTATCTGCGACTGTGGCAGGCAAAGCGAAACGGCGACGGAGGTTTCGAGGTCATTCCCGAACAGGATGAGGCGCCTCGCTACGCCTTTCTTGGTGTACGCGCCTGTGAGCTGGCAGCCATAGCCATACAGGACAGGTTGTTCCTCGGCGAAGAGCATCGCGACCACTTCTATGCGCGACGACGTGAGAACGCCTTGCTGATAGCCGTGCACTGCACGCACCCTGCAACGAACTGTTTCTGCACCTCTCTGGGAACCGGACCGCGTGCTCAGGGTGGCTTCGACCTGGCACTGACCGAAGTGATAGACAGTAATGAGCACTTTTTCGTGATAGAGGTCGGCAGTGAGCGGGGCTTGGCGGTGCTGGAGGGCGTCCCCGTTCAACCGGCTACCGACGAACAGTGGCAGCAAGCACAAGAGGCGGTGGAGAACGCTGCCAGACGCATTCTCAAGCGACTGGACACCACCGACCTCAAAGACCTGCTTTACCGTCATCTGGACAGCCCGCACTGGGAGGAGGTAGCCAAACGTTGCCTGACCTGCTCGAACTGCACGATGGTGTGCCCCACCTGTTTCTGCCATACGGTGGAAGACGTGACCAATCTGCAGGGAACTGTTGCGGAACGATGGCGCAAATGGGACTCTTGCTTCCATGTGGATTTCTCCTACATCCACGGTAGCCCCGTGCGGGTCTCCGAATCCTCACGCTATCGCCAGTGGATCACGCACAAGCTGGCATCCTGGCAGGACCAGTTTGGCGTGATCGGTTGCGTTGGATGCGGGCGGTGTATCACCTGGTGCCCTGTGGGAATAGATATCACTGAAGAGGTACGGGTCTTGCGACGGAGCGAGGAGGGCAAAGTTGCCCAGACATCACCAAAGGAGGAGAGCCATGCGAACACTTGA
- the hydG-2 gene encoding Ni/Fe hydrogenase subunit gamma, whose amino-acid sequence MTMVPRPFRVQQVRHETHDTFTLELEPVKGADSFAFQPGQFNMLYVFGVGEIPISISSDPTNPRTLMHTTREVGTVTKAMGKLKRGDVIGVRGPFGTPWPVEQAEGADVVIVAGGIGLAPLRSALYQMLAHRDRYEKIVLLYGTRTPNDILYKRELQRWRSQFDLEVHITVDRAMGGWRSNVGVVTSLIPRAPFDARNSVALVCGPEIMMRFTVLELQRRGVPPSQIYISMERNMKCGTGICGHCQFGPYFVCKDGPVFRYDQVQHLFERREI is encoded by the coding sequence ATGACGATGGTTCCACGTCCTTTCCGGGTACAGCAAGTGAGGCATGAGACGCACGATACCTTTACTCTCGAACTAGAGCCGGTAAAGGGAGCAGATAGTTTCGCCTTTCAACCGGGGCAGTTTAACATGCTCTACGTGTTCGGCGTGGGGGAGATACCCATCTCCATCAGTAGCGACCCCACCAACCCGCGCACCCTCATGCACACCACGCGCGAGGTGGGCACTGTGACCAAGGCAATGGGAAAACTCAAACGCGGGGATGTTATCGGGGTACGAGGTCCCTTCGGCACCCCGTGGCCCGTCGAGCAGGCAGAAGGTGCGGATGTGGTAATTGTGGCAGGTGGTATCGGTCTTGCACCGCTGCGCTCTGCACTGTATCAGATGCTTGCCCACCGCGACCGCTATGAGAAAATCGTCTTGCTCTATGGAACACGCACACCCAACGACATCCTCTACAAGCGCGAACTGCAAAGATGGCGCTCCCAGTTCGACCTGGAAGTTCACATTACGGTGGACCGAGCGATGGGGGGGTGGCGAAGCAACGTGGGGGTGGTCACTTCGCTGATACCCCGTGCGCCCTTCGACGCCCGCAACTCGGTGGCACTGGTGTGCGGTCCTGAAATCATGATGCGGTTCACCGTACTGGAACTGCAGCGACGAGGCGTTCCACCCTCGCAAATCTACATCTCGATGGAACGCAACATGAAGTGTGGTACAGGTATCTGCGGGCACTGCCAGTTTGGTCCTTACTTCGTCTGCAAAGACGGTCCGGTGTTCCGCTATGACCAGGTGCAACATCTTTTTGAGAGACGGGAGATATAG